From the genome of Paraburkholderia aromaticivorans, one region includes:
- a CDS encoding ABC transporter permease — protein sequence MSSPATLLPPVREEYERPLEPLGELVLEAPLPLGKRIFAQGWIRKTLIALVLIAIWEFAARALDNDLLLPTFGATFSAFVQGVWSGELLQKTAVSMSVLLRGYLLGAALAFVLTSLAVSTRLGRDVLSMLTAMFNPLPSIALLPLALLWFGLGTGSLLFVLVHSVLWPLALNTYSGFQSVPATLRMTGRNYGLTGMRHVLLILVPAALPAILAGLRVGWAFAWRTLIAAELVFGASSGSGGLGWYIFQNRNELYTDRVFAGLAAVIVIGLLIEHLVFDTLERVTVRRWGVQH from the coding sequence ATGAGTTCGCCCGCCACTTTGCTGCCGCCGGTTCGCGAGGAATACGAGCGCCCGCTCGAACCGCTCGGCGAACTCGTTCTCGAAGCGCCGCTGCCGCTCGGCAAGCGCATCTTCGCGCAAGGCTGGATACGCAAGACGCTGATTGCGCTGGTGTTGATCGCCATCTGGGAGTTCGCCGCGCGCGCGCTCGACAACGACCTGCTGCTGCCCACGTTCGGCGCGACGTTCAGCGCATTCGTGCAAGGCGTGTGGTCCGGCGAACTGCTGCAAAAAACGGCCGTGTCGATGTCGGTGCTGCTGCGCGGCTATCTGCTCGGCGCCGCGCTCGCCTTCGTGCTGACCTCGCTCGCGGTCTCGACGCGTCTGGGCCGCGATGTCCTGTCGATGCTGACCGCGATGTTCAACCCGCTGCCTTCCATCGCGCTGCTGCCGCTCGCGTTGCTGTGGTTCGGCCTCGGCACCGGCAGCCTGCTGTTCGTGCTGGTGCATTCCGTCCTCTGGCCGCTGGCGCTGAACACCTACTCCGGTTTTCAATCGGTGCCGGCGACGTTGCGCATGACCGGCCGCAACTACGGGCTCACCGGCATGCGCCATGTGCTGCTGATTCTGGTGCCGGCGGCGTTGCCGGCGATTCTGGCGGGCTTGCGGGTAGGCTGGGCTTTTGCCTGGCGTACGCTGATCGCGGCTGAACTCGTGTTCGGCGCGAGTTCCGGCAGCGGCGGCCTCGGCTGGTACATCTTCCAGAATCGCAACGAGCTGTATACGGATCGCGTTTTCGCGGGCCTTGCCGCGGTGATCGTGATCGGCTTGCTGATCGAGCACCTGGTGTTCGATACGCTCGAACGCGTGACGGTTCGGCGCTGGGGCGTGCAGCACTGA